Below is a window of Micromonospora chersina DNA.
GGTCCCAGCCGCTCATCGGGGGACCCTGTCGCCGCCCGCGCGGCGCGGCCCCGGGGCCGGCTCGCGTCGCTCGCTCACGGCGATGTCACCTCGTTGGAAATTGTCGCGCTGGGCGCCCCGACGTGCCGGTAGAGTCGCCCGGTCCAGCACGTCGTGGCTGCGGAAGGAGGGTAGCGGCGTGGGCTCGGTCACCGCCACTGTGGCACCGCCCACGGATCCAAACGTTACCCGATGGTTTCGGACATTCGGCGCGATAGTGGCCTCCGGCTTCCGGCGGCACGCCACCTACCGCCAGGCGGCCGTGGCGGGCGTCGTCACGAACACCGTCTTCGGCTTTCTCCGCTGCTACATCTTCCTCGCGGTGGTCGGCGCGGCCGGCACGGTGGCCGGCTACGACCGCGCCCAGCTCGGCACCTTCGTCTGGGCGGGCCAGGGACTGCTCGCGGTGATCGCGATCTGGGGGTGGACCGAGCTGGCCGACCGGATCCGGACCGGCGAGATCGCCGCCGACCTGCTCCGCCCGGTGCACCCGGTGACCAGCTACCTCGCCACCGACCTGGGCCGGGCCGGGTTCGCCTCGCTGGCCCGGCTGCTGCCGCCCGTGGTGATCGGCCCGTTCTTCTTCGAGGTCTACCTGCCCCGGCACTGGGCCACTTCGCCGCTCTTCGCGCTCTCCGCGCTGCTCGCCGTGGTGGTCTGCTTCGCCTGCCGCTACCTGGTCAACGCGACCGCGTACTGGTTGCAGGACGTCCGGGGGCCGATGATCCTCTGGACGCTGGGCTCCGGCGTGCTGGCCGGCCTCTACTTCCCGCTCGGCTTCCTGCCGGGCTGGCTGGAGGCCACCCTGCGGTACGCCACCCCGTTCCCCAGCCTGTTGCAGGTGCCGCTCGACGTGCTGGTCGAGCGGGAGCCGCTGCCCACCGAGCTGGGCCTGGTCGGGCTCCAGCTCGGCTGGGCGGTCCTGCTGCTGGCGCTCTGCCGGCTGGTGCAGCGCCGGGCCGAGCACCGGCTGGTGGTGCAGGGTGGCTGAGCCGGGGACCGGGGCACTGCGGGCGTACCGGGCGCTGCTCGGGGCGCAGGCCCGGTCGCAGGCGGCGTACCGCACCTCGTTCGTCGTGGACCTGGTCGGGAACATGGGCGCCACCGTCTTCGACGTGGTGACCGTGCTGGTGCTGTTCGGGGTCACCCGGGAGCTGGGCGGCTTCACGCTGCGCGAGACGCTCGTCGTCGTCGGCCTGTCGTCGTTCGCGTTCGCCACCGCCGACCTGCTGGTGGGCAACATCGAGCGGCTGCCCCGGTACGTCCGCACCGGCCTGTTCGACGCCGTGCTGGTTCGGCCGCTGGCCGCGCTGCCCCAGCTGCTGCTCATGGACCTGCCGCTGCGCAAGGTCTCCCGGGCGGTCTTCGGGCTGGCCGTGCTGCTGTTCGCGCTGGTCTCGGCCGGCATCGCCTGGACGCCGGGCCGGGTGGCGCTGGCGGTGGTCGCCCCGGTCGCCGCAGTGGTCTTCTTCGCGGCGGTCTTCGTCACCACCGCCACCGTGTCGTTCTACTGGGTCGACTCGGGGGAGCTGGCCAACTCGGTCACCTACGGCGGGCGCGACTTCACGTCGTACCCGATCACCGTCTACGGCGGCTGGTTCCGCGCGGTCTTCGCGTACGGGCTGGGTTTCGCCTTTGTCAGCTACCACCCGGCGCTGGCGCTGCTCGGCCGGGCCGACCCGCTGGGCCTGCCGCCCTGGGTGGGCTGGGCCTCGCCCGGCGTCGCGCTGGTCGCGGCGGCGGTCGCCGCCGTGGCGTGGCGCGTCGGGATCCGCCACTACCGGAGTACGGGATCGTGAACGTCATCGAGATGGACGGCCTGCGCAAGGAGTTCACCGTTCGCGTGAAGGCCGGGCGGCTGCGCCGGGAGAAGCGGACGGTCACCGCGGTCGCCGGGGTGGACCTGCGGGTGGAGCGGGGCGAGATGCTCGGCTACATCGGTCCGAACGGCGCGGGCAAGTCGACAACCCTGAAGATGCTCACCGGCGTGCTGACGCCGTCTGCGGGCCGGGCCCGGGTGTGCGGGCTGCGGCCGGTGCCGGACCGGACCCGGCTGGCGCTGCGCATCGGCGTGGTCTTCGGGCAGCGCTCGCAGCTCTGGTGGGACCTGCCGCTGCGGGACTCGTTCGCGCTGCTGCGGCACGTCTACCGGGTGCCGGCCGGCGAGCACGCCGCCCGGCTGGCCCGCTGCCGGAGCCTGCTCGACCTGGACGAGTTCCTGGACACCCCGGTCCGGCAGCTCTCCCTGGGCCAGCGGATGCGCGGCGAGCTGACCGCCGCCCTGCTGCACGGCCCCGAGGTGCTCTTCCTGGACGAGCCGACCATCGGGCTGGACGTGGTCAGCAAGCAGGCGGTCCGCGGCTTCCTGGCGGAGCTGGGCCGGGCCGGCGACACCACCCTGGTGCTCACCACCCACGACCTGGCCGACATCGAGCGGCTCTGCCGGCGCCTGGTGGTGATCGACCACGGGCGGGTGGTGCACGACGGCTCGATCGCGGCCCTGCACAGCCGCTACGGTTCCCGCCGGATGGTGGTGGCCGAGCTGGACGCCGCGCTGCCCGCGCCGCCGGTGCTGCCGGGCGCGCCCGTGCAGCGGGTGGAGGCGGACGGTCGCCGCCTGGTGTTCGCGCTGGAGTCGGCGAGCGTCGCCGAGGTGGTGGCCGGGCTGGCCGGTCTGGCCACGCTGCGGGACATCTCGATCGTGGAGCCGGACATCGAGGAGGTCGTGGCCCGGCTCTACCGCGCCCCGGCCGAGGTGGGCTGAGGGGCCGCCCTCACGGGTGCTCCATCACCAGCACGGCGAAGGTGCCGGGGGCCAGCGCCTCGTACCGGTGCGGGGTGTCGCCGGGGAACGTGGCGTAGTCGCCCGGCCCCAGCTCGACCAGGTCTGTCTCCGGGCCGAGGCGCATCCGCCCGGCCGCCACCACGACGTGCTCGACGCTGCGCGGCGTGTGGGCCTCGGCGAGCCGTACGGCCCCGGGTTCCAGCTCCATGACGTAGACGTCGCGCCGGGCGTGGGGCGCGCCGGCGGCGAGCAGGGTGGCCGAGAAGTCGGCGTGCTCGGAGCGGATCCGCGGTCCCTCCCCGGCGCGGACCACGCGGACGGCGGCGGTGGGGGGCTCGACCAGGCGGCTGAACGGTACGCCCAGCGCCACCCCGAGCGCCCAGAGCGTCTCCACGCTGGGGTTGCCGACGCCCGACTCCAGCTGGGAGAGGGTGGACTTGGCGATGCCGGCGCGGCGGGCCAGCTCGGTCAGCGACAGCCCCGCCCGGTCCCGCTCCCGCCGCAGGGCGGCCGCGATGGTGGCGAGCGGGGGAGCGGGGTCCATCGCCATCTGTTCGCTCCATCGGTCGGTTTGTTCGGTTTGACGAACGCGGGTCCTGTGTTCAGGATAATGGACCATGCGTACGGCATATCGAACGGGCGACGCCCGCGTGCTCCGCGACGTCGCCGCCATCGGGGCCGCGATGGCCGCCGTGGGCGCGTCGTTCGGCGCCGTGGCGGTGGCCGCCGGCCTGCCCGCCTGGGCCACCCTGGCCATGTCGGTGCTCGTGTACGCGGGCGGCGCCCAGTTCATGGCCGTGGGCCTGGTCGCGGCCGGCAGCCCGCTCGCGGCCGTCCTCGCCGGCCTGCTGCTCAACGCCCGGCACCTGCCGTTCGGCCTGGCCCTCGGCGGCGCCCTGGGCCCCCGGCGCTGGCAGCGGCTGCTCGGCAGCCACCTCATGACCGACGAGGCGACCGCGTTCGCCCTCGCGCGCCCGGCCGGTCCCGGGCGCCGGCACGCGTTCTGGCTCGCCGGGGTGCTGCTCTTCCTGGCCTGGAACGCCGGCACCGGCCTCGGCGTGCTGGTCGGCGACCCGGCCGCGCTGGGGCTCGACGCCGCCTTCCCGGCCGGGCTGGCCGCCCTGCTGCTGCCCAGCCTCCGCGACCGGGAGACCCGCCGGGTGGCGCTCACCGGCGCCGGACTGGCCGTGGTGGCCACCCCGCTGCTGCCGGCCGGGCTGCCGGTGCTCCTCGCGCTCGCCGCCCTGGTCCTGCCGCTGCTGGCCCGCCGCCGGACGACAGCCGCGCCGGACGACCCGGGCGCCGGCCGGGAAGCCCGCGGTGCCACCCCGGACGACCCGGGCGGCGGGCCGGCGGACGGTGACGGGTCGGTGCGGGTCGTGCGGGCCGGGGAGGCGTCGTGCTGATCGCGGTGATCCTCGCCCTGGCCGCCGGCACCTACGGCTTCCGCGTCGCCGGGGTGCTGCTGCGCGACCGGCTGTCGCTGCCCGAGTGGGCCCGCCAGTTGCTGCCGGTCGGCGCGGCCGCCCTGCTGGCCGCCCTCGCCGCCACCGCGGCGCTGACCGAGGCCGGCGGCTTCGCCGGCTACGCCCGGCCCGCGGGGGTACTGGTCGGCCTGCTGCTCGCCGCGCGGCGGGCGCCCTTCGTGCTGGTCGTGGTCGCGGCCGCGGGCACCACGGCGCTGCTGCGCCTGCTCGGGGTGGCCTGACGACGACACCGGCCCCTCCCCGCCGGAGCGGGAAGGGGCCGGTTCCAGGTCGCGGCGCGGCGTCAGAGCCGCCGGGCGGGCCCGGTCAGATCTTGTCGCCGATGTTCACCCGCGGCGCCGGGGCACGCATCTTGCGGAAGGTGATCGACCGCATGATCGCGTAGAAGTAGAGCGAGCCGAGCCGCTCGGTGCTCTTGGGGTAGCGCTCGCGGACCAGCTTCTTGATCTTCCGCGAGATCAGCACCGAGTCGATCACCACGCCGAGCGCCAGGGCGCCCCAGAGCACGTTCGACAGCAGCCGGACGATCGGCGGCATGGCCTGGTTGGAGCCGACCAGCACGATCAGCGCGCCACCGAAGAACCAGGTGCCCACCGTACGCCGGGAGTCGACCACGTTGCGGGCCAGCAGCCGCTCGGGGCCCCGGTCGCGCGGGCCGCCCTCCCGCCGGAACTCGGCCGCCGACTCGGCGCGCGCCGCCCGGCGCTGCTCCCGGGCCTCCTCCTTGGTCAGCGGCTTCGCGGGCCCGGCGATGCGCCGGCCGGCGGCCGGGCGCTTCGGGGTCTCGCGTCCCTTGGCGGGCGTGTAGCCCCGGGGCTGGGCAGCGGCGGGCGCCTCGTCGGTCGTCACCGGGGTGACGGACTCCTCGACCAGGTCGGTGGGCTTACGGCGAAACAGCGACGGCACGCCGGCAAGGGTAGCCAACCAGCCGCGCCCGGTGCACATCGCGGGTGCACCGGGCGCGGGAGTTGTCGTAGCGGGAGGAGCGGTACGGCGTCAGGGGCGCTCGACGTGCGCGCCCAGGTCCGCCAGCTTGGCCTCGAAGTCCTCGTAGCCCCGGTTGATCAGGTCGACGCCGTACACCCGGGAGGTGCCCTCGGCGGCCAGCGCCGCGATGAGGTGGCTGAAACCGGCCCGCAGGTCCGGGATGACCAGGTCGGCCGCGTGCAGCTTGCTGGGGCCGGCGATCACCGCGGAGTGCTTGAAGTTGCGCCGGCCGAAGCGGCAGGGGGTGCCGCCCAGGCAGTCGCGGTAGACCTGGATGTTGGCGCCCATCGTGTTCAGCGCCTCGGTGTAGCCGAGCCGCTGCTCGTAGACGGTCTCGTGCACGATCGACAGGCCGCGGGCCTGGGTCAGCGCCACCACGAGCGGCTGCTGCCAGTCGGTCATGAAGCCCGGGTGCACGTCGGTCTCCAGCGCCACGGCGTTCAACTCGCCGCCTGGGTGCCAGAACCGGATGCCGCCCTCCTGGCCGGGCCGGCCGCCGCGCGGCGGGCGCAGGTCGGTCACCTCGTACTCGCCGCCGACCGAGCGGAAGATGTTCAGGAAGGTCATCATGTCGGCCTGCTGGGCGCCCAGCACCTCGACGTGACCCCGGGTGGCCAGCGCGGCCGCCGCCCAGCTCGCCGCCTCGATCCGGTCCGGGATCGGCCGGTGGGTGTAGCCGCTGAGCCGCTTCACGCCCTGGATCTCGATCACCCGGTCGGTGTGGACCTTGATGATCGCGCCCATCTTCTGCAGCACGCAGATCAGGTCGATGATCTCGGGCTCGACCGCGGCGTTGCGCAGCTCGGTGACGCCCTCGGCCATCACCGCGGTGAGCAGCACCTGCTCGGTGGCGCCCACGCTCGGGTACGGCAGGGCGAACTTGGTGCCGTGCAGCCCGTTCGGCGCCGACAGGTGCAGCCCCTCCGGGGTCTTCTCCACTGTCGCGCCGAACTCGCGCAGCGCCTGGAGGTGGAAGTCGATCGGGCGCGGGCCGATGTGGCAGCCGCCGAGGTCCGGGATGAAGGCGTGGCCGAGCCGGTGCAGCAGCGGGCCGCAGAACAGGATCGGGATGCGGCTGGAACCGGCGTGCACGTTGATCTGGTCGGTGCTGGCGCTCTCGACGTTCGACGGGTCGAAGACCAGCTCGCCGTCCTCCTCGCCGTCGCTGACCTTGACGCCGTGCAGGCCCAGCAGCCCGCGGACGACCTCCACGTCCCGGATCCGCGGCACGTCGAACAGCCGGCTGGGGGTGTCGCCCAGCAGGGCGGCAACCATCGCCTTGGACACGAGGTTCTTCGCGCCGCGTACGCGGATCCGCCCTTCGAGCGGGGTGCCTCCGTGTACGACCAGGACGTCGTCGGTCAACGCAACCTCCAGCGCGTTGGTGCTGCCGTGTAGATGAGTGGGGTGCACGATCTGCATCGCTACCCGAATGGCGGCCCGGTCAAAACGGTCCGCGTGCATCGTCGCCCCGGCAGCATAGCCCTCCGTGACGAAAATGGAATCGGTCACATCACCAGCGAGGGCACGAACCGGGGATTCCGGTGCGTTTCCGTACCAGTGATGTGACCGAGGGTGATCAGGCGCCCGGAAGGGCGAGCATCTGGTCCAGCGCGGCCCGGGCGTGCCGGGCCGTGTCCGGGTCCACGGTGATCTGGTTGACCACCCGGCCGGCGACCAGCTCCTCCAGGGCCCAGACCAGGTGCGGCAGGTCGATGCGGTTCATCGTCGAGCAGTAGCAGACCGCCCGGTCGAGGAACATGATCTGCTTGTCCGGGTGGGCCAGCGCCAGCCGGCGGACCAGGTTCAGCTCGGTGCCGACGGCCCAGGCCGAGCCGGCCGGGGCCGCCTCGATGGTCCTGATGATGTATTCCGTCGAGCCCACCTGGTCGGCGGCGTTGACGACCTCGTGCCGGCACTCGGGGTGGACCAGCACGTTGACCCCCGGCACCCGCTCGCGCACGTCGTTGACGCTGTCGAGGGTGAAGCGGCCGTGCACCGAGCAGTGCCCG
It encodes the following:
- a CDS encoding ABC transporter permease, with the translated sequence MGSVTATVAPPTDPNVTRWFRTFGAIVASGFRRHATYRQAAVAGVVTNTVFGFLRCYIFLAVVGAAGTVAGYDRAQLGTFVWAGQGLLAVIAIWGWTELADRIRTGEIAADLLRPVHPVTSYLATDLGRAGFASLARLLPPVVIGPFFFEVYLPRHWATSPLFALSALLAVVVCFACRYLVNATAYWLQDVRGPMILWTLGSGVLAGLYFPLGFLPGWLEATLRYATPFPSLLQVPLDVLVEREPLPTELGLVGLQLGWAVLLLALCRLVQRRAEHRLVVQGG
- a CDS encoding ABC transporter permease, giving the protein MAEPGTGALRAYRALLGAQARSQAAYRTSFVVDLVGNMGATVFDVVTVLVLFGVTRELGGFTLRETLVVVGLSSFAFATADLLVGNIERLPRYVRTGLFDAVLVRPLAALPQLLLMDLPLRKVSRAVFGLAVLLFALVSAGIAWTPGRVALAVVAPVAAVVFFAAVFVTTATVSFYWVDSGELANSVTYGGRDFTSYPITVYGGWFRAVFAYGLGFAFVSYHPALALLGRADPLGLPPWVGWASPGVALVAAAVAAVAWRVGIRHYRSTGS
- a CDS encoding ABC transporter ATP-binding protein; protein product: MNVIEMDGLRKEFTVRVKAGRLRREKRTVTAVAGVDLRVERGEMLGYIGPNGAGKSTTLKMLTGVLTPSAGRARVCGLRPVPDRTRLALRIGVVFGQRSQLWWDLPLRDSFALLRHVYRVPAGEHAARLARCRSLLDLDEFLDTPVRQLSLGQRMRGELTAALLHGPEVLFLDEPTIGLDVVSKQAVRGFLAELGRAGDTTLVLTTHDLADIERLCRRLVVIDHGRVVHDGSIAALHSRYGSRRMVVAELDAALPAPPVLPGAPVQRVEADGRRLVFALESASVAEVVAGLAGLATLRDISIVEPDIEEVVARLYRAPAEVG
- a CDS encoding helix-turn-helix domain-containing protein; this encodes MAMDPAPPLATIAAALRRERDRAGLSLTELARRAGIAKSTLSQLESGVGNPSVETLWALGVALGVPFSRLVEPPTAAVRVVRAGEGPRIRSEHADFSATLLAAGAPHARRDVYVMELEPGAVRLAEAHTPRSVEHVVVAAGRMRLGPETDLVELGPGDYATFPGDTPHRYEALAPGTFAVLVMEHP
- a CDS encoding AzlC family ABC transporter permease; this encodes MRTAYRTGDARVLRDVAAIGAAMAAVGASFGAVAVAAGLPAWATLAMSVLVYAGGAQFMAVGLVAAGSPLAAVLAGLLLNARHLPFGLALGGALGPRRWQRLLGSHLMTDEATAFALARPAGPGRRHAFWLAGVLLFLAWNAGTGLGVLVGDPAALGLDAAFPAGLAALLLPSLRDRETRRVALTGAGLAVVATPLLPAGLPVLLALAALVLPLLARRRTTAAPDDPGAGREARGATPDDPGGGPADGDGSVRVVRAGEASC
- a CDS encoding AzlD domain-containing protein, with amino-acid sequence MLIAVILALAAGTYGFRVAGVLLRDRLSLPEWARQLLPVGAAALLAALAATAALTEAGGFAGYARPAGVLVGLLLAARRAPFVLVVVAAAGTTALLRLLGVA
- a CDS encoding DUF3043 domain-containing protein encodes the protein MPSLFRRKPTDLVEESVTPVTTDEAPAAAQPRGYTPAKGRETPKRPAAGRRIAGPAKPLTKEEAREQRRAARAESAAEFRREGGPRDRGPERLLARNVVDSRRTVGTWFFGGALIVLVGSNQAMPPIVRLLSNVLWGALALGVVIDSVLISRKIKKLVRERYPKSTERLGSLYFYAIMRSITFRKMRAPAPRVNIGDKI
- the murA gene encoding UDP-N-acetylglucosamine 1-carboxyvinyltransferase, producing MTDDVLVVHGGTPLEGRIRVRGAKNLVSKAMVAALLGDTPSRLFDVPRIRDVEVVRGLLGLHGVKVSDGEEDGELVFDPSNVESASTDQINVHAGSSRIPILFCGPLLHRLGHAFIPDLGGCHIGPRPIDFHLQALREFGATVEKTPEGLHLSAPNGLHGTKFALPYPSVGATEQVLLTAVMAEGVTELRNAAVEPEIIDLICVLQKMGAIIKVHTDRVIEIQGVKRLSGYTHRPIPDRIEAASWAAAALATRGHVEVLGAQQADMMTFLNIFRSVGGEYEVTDLRPPRGGRPGQEGGIRFWHPGGELNAVALETDVHPGFMTDWQQPLVVALTQARGLSIVHETVYEQRLGYTEALNTMGANIQVYRDCLGGTPCRFGRRNFKHSAVIAGPSKLHAADLVIPDLRAGFSHLIAALAAEGTSRVYGVDLINRGYEDFEAKLADLGAHVERP